From one Flavobacterium sp. N502536 genomic stretch:
- the rluF gene encoding 23S rRNA pseudouridine(2604) synthase RluF: protein MEENLKRLNKFIGETGYCSRREADKLIEEGRVTINGAVPEMGTKVSPDDEVRIDGKLIVEKHEKMVYLAFNKPVGIECTTNLEVRNNIVDYINYPKRIFPIGRLDKASEGLIFMTNDGDIVNKILRARNNHEKEYTVTVNKPITDRFIQRMGNGVPILDTVTRKCKVEQISKYTFKIILTQGLNRQIRRMCEYLGYDVTALKRIRIINISLDVPVGRYRDLTDDEIKELNRLIEPSSKTEEASLPKEEAPRRRTEFISKHDPRFKKKGDY, encoded by the coding sequence ATGGAAGAGAATTTAAAACGTCTGAATAAATTTATAGGAGAAACTGGGTATTGCTCTCGTCGTGAAGCCGATAAACTTATTGAAGAAGGACGCGTAACAATAAATGGTGCCGTACCGGAAATGGGAACAAAAGTTTCGCCGGATGACGAAGTACGTATTGATGGAAAGCTTATTGTAGAAAAACACGAAAAAATGGTGTATTTGGCGTTCAACAAACCTGTTGGAATTGAATGTACCACCAATCTCGAGGTTCGAAATAATATTGTAGATTATATTAATTACCCGAAACGTATTTTCCCAATTGGACGTCTGGACAAAGCGAGTGAAGGATTGATTTTTATGACGAATGACGGTGATATTGTCAACAAAATTCTGCGCGCCAGAAACAACCACGAAAAAGAATATACGGTAACGGTTAACAAACCTATTACAGATCGTTTTATTCAGCGAATGGGAAATGGTGTTCCGATTTTAGACACAGTTACCCGAAAATGTAAAGTAGAGCAAATCAGCAAATACACTTTCAAAATTATTCTGACACAAGGTCTGAACCGCCAGATTCGTAGAATGTGTGAATATTTGGGATATGATGTAACGGCTTTAAAACGTATCCGAATTATTAATATTTCACTGGATGTTCCGGTGGGACGTTACCGCGATTTGACTGATGATGAAATTAAAGAACTAAACCGCTTAATTGAACCATCGAGTAAAACAGAGGAAGCAAGTTTGCCAAAGGAAGAAGCTCCGAGACGAAGAACAGAATTCATCTCTAAACACGATCCCCGATTTAAGAAAAAAGGAGATTACTAA
- a CDS encoding magnesium transporter CorA family protein, with amino-acid sequence MKAFYKNNNGLIETKEWTPNCWISIESPSETEKKYLLDELQIPEAFYNDIEDIDERPRLESEDGWNLFIMRVPIKSNDVKLPFQTVPMGLIFKEDICVTISFYETQIISDFVQYSKRKNILIKDNFDLVLRLLLSSSVWYLKYLKQINQKIKLAEDNLEKSIKNEELQALLQIEKCLVFFITSLKGNDVLFHRIKNLKAHREHFDPDLLEDVDIELSQAQDTANIYSNILTGMMDAYASVISNNMNNIMKQMTSISIILMIPTLIASLYGMNVPNGMEESKFGFWILLFVSVILSSCGAFLFKRRRWF; translated from the coding sequence ATGAAAGCCTTTTACAAAAACAACAACGGATTAATCGAGACTAAAGAATGGACTCCAAACTGCTGGATCAGTATTGAATCTCCGTCAGAAACTGAAAAAAAGTATTTACTGGACGAACTTCAAATTCCCGAAGCCTTTTATAATGATATTGAAGATATTGACGAAAGACCTCGTTTGGAGTCTGAAGATGGCTGGAATTTGTTTATCATGCGCGTACCAATAAAAAGCAACGACGTGAAACTTCCTTTTCAGACCGTTCCTATGGGGCTGATTTTTAAAGAAGATATTTGTGTGACCATCAGTTTTTATGAAACACAAATTATCTCCGATTTTGTACAATACAGCAAAAGAAAAAACATACTGATAAAAGACAACTTCGATTTAGTTTTAAGACTGTTATTGTCGTCAAGTGTCTGGTATTTGAAATATTTGAAGCAAATCAATCAAAAGATAAAACTAGCGGAGGATAATCTGGAGAAATCAATTAAAAATGAAGAATTACAGGCGCTTTTGCAAATCGAAAAGTGTTTGGTGTTTTTTATTACCTCCTTAAAAGGGAATGATGTTTTGTTTCATCGAATTAAAAATCTAAAAGCACACCGGGAGCATTTTGATCCTGATTTGCTGGAAGACGTAGATATCGAGTTAAGTCAGGCACAGGATACCGCTAATATTTACAGTAATATTTTGACGGGGATGATGGATGCTTATGCTTCGGTAATTTCGAATAACATGAATAATATTATGAAGCAAATGACTTCGATTTCTATTATTCTGATGATTCCTACTCTGATTGCCAGTTTGTATGGAATGAACGTGCCAAATGGCATGGAAGAAAGTAAATTTGGTTTTTGGATATTGCTTTTTGTATCTGTTATTTTGTCTTCCTGTGGGGCATTCCTATTTAAAAGAAGAAGATGGTTTTGA
- a CDS encoding DUF4173 domain-containing protein has protein sequence MKKHQIIPACSLIFILLFYNEAMGVNLAIFGLLFIGLICYFFQDRFTERSHLILVVTSVLSCLAFAWYGDFPSFLALSMSILFLHFRTQDPELKIIQIFPLVFLNAFATLGRVFMFSQWLPEQKIHNNFAKKLVAYVVIPLIFLAVFFTAYSFGSEHFSSLLTDYTLDLNLFELIVLGVLGFYISFSFWNYWVPEICYEKNQLLDNEFNNISEIKNQQTFSFLDLDFERKSGEITLVLLNFMLLVFIITYNYEQFFETVEASKLSSATHERVNAVIFSIIMAVGVILFYFKGGFNFDKKAAPLKKLAKIWIALNGVLIVSTIIKNSEYVSFFGLTYKRLGVYAFLILAVMGLIFTFLKISRQKTNAYLFNQMVWCFYGTILLCSFVNWGNLITNYNISVNKGVEPRFLRSLHFNDESRNAYFSTLNIGGEGQGYLEENRVEDHKNDPFLSKALYYEFVNTK, from the coding sequence ATGAAAAAACATCAAATTATCCCAGCTTGCAGTTTAATTTTTATACTGCTTTTTTACAATGAAGCAATGGGCGTTAACCTTGCTATTTTTGGCTTATTATTTATCGGACTGATCTGTTATTTTTTTCAGGACAGGTTTACCGAAAGATCACATTTGATTCTGGTAGTAACGTCGGTCTTATCTTGTCTGGCTTTTGCCTGGTACGGAGATTTTCCGTCATTTTTGGCACTTTCAATGTCCATTTTGTTTTTGCATTTCAGAACACAGGATCCGGAACTTAAAATAATTCAGATATTTCCGCTTGTGTTTTTAAATGCGTTTGCCACTTTAGGCCGTGTTTTTATGTTCAGCCAATGGCTTCCGGAACAAAAAATCCACAATAATTTCGCGAAAAAACTAGTGGCTTATGTTGTTATTCCCCTGATTTTTCTTGCCGTATTCTTTACTGCTTATTCTTTTGGGAGCGAGCATTTTTCGTCCCTGCTAACGGATTATACTTTAGATCTTAATCTTTTTGAGCTCATCGTGTTAGGAGTTTTAGGATTTTACATTTCATTTAGTTTTTGGAATTATTGGGTTCCCGAAATATGTTATGAAAAGAATCAACTTTTAGATAATGAATTTAACAACATCAGCGAAATCAAAAATCAGCAGACATTTTCGTTTCTGGATTTAGACTTTGAAAGAAAAAGCGGTGAGATTACATTAGTCTTATTAAATTTCATGCTGCTGGTTTTTATCATTACCTATAATTACGAGCAATTTTTTGAAACCGTTGAAGCTTCTAAACTCAGCTCAGCGACTCACGAAAGAGTAAATGCCGTAATCTTTTCGATTATTATGGCTGTCGGAGTGATACTGTTCTACTTTAAAGGAGGGTTTAATTTTGATAAAAAAGCGGCTCCTCTTAAAAAGCTGGCTAAAATATGGATTGCTTTAAACGGTGTTTTGATTGTCAGTACCATTATTAAAAACTCAGAGTATGTTTCATTCTTCGGGTTGACTTATAAAAGATTGGGGGTTTATGCTTTTCTGATTTTGGCGGTAATGGGTTTGATCTTTACATTTTTAAAAATCAGCCGACAAAAAACAAATGCCTATCTTTTCAATCAAATGGTTTGGTGCTTTTATGGAACCATACTGTTGTGCAGTTTTGTGAATTGGGGAAATCTTATTACAAACTATAATATCTCAGTAAATAAAGGAGTTGAGCCAAGGTTTTTAAGAAGTTTGCATTTTAATGATGAAAGCCGCAATGCTTACTTTTCAACCCTAAATATTGGGGGTGAAGGACAAGGTTATCTGGAAGAGAATCGTGTAGAAGACCATAAGAATGATCCTTTTCTGTCGAAAGCACTCTATTATGAGTTTGTGAATACTAAATAG
- a CDS encoding winged helix-turn-helix domain-containing protein: protein MGIIDKLNKDFESRVRLGIMSILMVNEWVDFTEMKSLLNITDGNLASHSSALEKAEYIEVKKEFVGKKPKTSYQVTPRGRAAFKEHLSYLEKLMKS, encoded by the coding sequence ATGGGAATTATTGATAAACTAAATAAAGATTTTGAAAGCCGTGTCAGATTGGGGATAATGTCCATACTGATGGTCAACGAGTGGGTGGATTTTACGGAGATGAAAAGCCTCCTGAACATCACCGATGGAAATTTGGCGAGTCATTCCTCAGCGCTTGAGAAAGCAGAATATATTGAAGTAAAAAAAGAATTTGTGGGCAAAAAGCCTAAAACGTCTTATCAGGTAACTCCCAGAGGACGTGCGGCTTTCAAAGAGCATCTTTCTTATCTTGAAAAATTGATGAAATCGTAA